A single genomic interval of Spinacia oleracea cultivar Varoflay chromosome 6, BTI_SOV_V1, whole genome shotgun sequence harbors:
- the LOC110800773 gene encoding uncharacterized protein isoform X1: MVNEERFCLREENMPLGLILGLGRAMRRKRTSSLDILHPKRAPRNFYKGNKCKPTGFHTRKGGYVVVQEKLPIYVVPDLTDFKLKPYVSQCALNTKTTENAGALN, encoded by the exons ATGGTCAATGAAGAAAGGTTTTGTTTAAG GGAAGAAAATATGCCTTTGGGATTGATACTAGGGCTTGGAAGGGCAATGCGTAGGAAGCGTACATCATCGCTTGATATCCTCCATCCAAAGAGGGCGCCAAGGAACTTCTACAAAGGAAATAAGTGCAAGCCCACCGGATTCCATACACGCAAAG GTGGCTATGTTGTGGTGCAAGAAAAGCTGCCTATCTATGTTGTGCCTGATCTTACGGATTTTAAG CTCAAACCATATGTTTCTCAATGTGCACTGAACACAAAGACGACTGAGAATGCTGGTGCGTTAAATTAG
- the LOC110800773 gene encoding uncharacterized protein isoform X2, giving the protein MPLGLILGLGRAMRRKRTSSLDILHPKRAPRNFYKGNKCKPTGFHTRKGGYVVVQEKLPIYVVPDLTDFKLKPYVSQCALNTKTTENAGALN; this is encoded by the exons ATGCCTTTGGGATTGATACTAGGGCTTGGAAGGGCAATGCGTAGGAAGCGTACATCATCGCTTGATATCCTCCATCCAAAGAGGGCGCCAAGGAACTTCTACAAAGGAAATAAGTGCAAGCCCACCGGATTCCATACACGCAAAG GTGGCTATGTTGTGGTGCAAGAAAAGCTGCCTATCTATGTTGTGCCTGATCTTACGGATTTTAAG CTCAAACCATATGTTTCTCAATGTGCACTGAACACAAAGACGACTGAGAATGCTGGTGCGTTAAATTAG